ATAAAAAGGCCCATGAAAATTATACTCGCATAGTTACTGATCTgtatattaaaacataaaagaaaaTAGTCAGCAAAACGATGATCAAACTAACTAAAAGTAAATATTTTCTAGCAGAGATTCTTCACCTCTGGGACAATGAATTTTCCGGTAAGAAGGCAAACAGCTGGCAGGGTGCAATAAACGATCAACGGAAGTGATGTCAATGGATATACCACCGAGTTTATGTAAGAAAATCTTTCCAATGGTTTCAGACCACACCCGTATCCATACCAAAGAGGGCAATGCCTGCTAAAGAAAATTTCAACAGATCCCAGAGCCCACCGAAGAACCTGGTGTAAACGATCCGATAGATTGATAGGGGCCGACCCTTTGAAAGCAGGCCGATGTGGTATGCAGTAAACAGATCTCCAGCCATGGCAATGCATCTTAAAACCAGTCAAGATGTCCTCAGTAACCGAACCATAAATCCATCCGACCTGATAGTGAAGAACACGAGTATTAATGCCAAAAATCACTATAAGAtctttggggaaaaaaaatctaCATGGAAAAAATATCTACATGGAAACAACATACCTCTTTCCCCCAGTCTGTTTTATCCTCGTAGCCGCAACTAATTACGTGAATAGCTTCTTTCAAGAGGGAAGCTGATGATGCTCCAGGTGGAACACCACCTTCTTCTAGAAGTgttgaaaaaatgaaaacaGGCGATTGTCCAAATTTTTTATCGAATTTAATCTGGGGCATGAAGGTTGGTTTTTCGCTTTCAATTCCTGCCACATGAGAGAAAGGTACACTATTAATACCAAGAGTTCAATACATAAAAACCAGGGAAATTCGTTTAATTCTTTTCTAAATGTAATGTCATCAGTAGTGTTCAAATACTCTtagaatatttataaaatttcttgATTTGAAATTTACTCTTACCATCTATTCCTTCCTCAATATTTTCAATAGCATGAACCTGTGTTGAAGCTTCCCTGCTCTTAGTCTTTTTCTTATTATTCTTTGATTTCCCTTTCTTGCTCTTCTTTCTAGATCCACAACAGAAGCAACACCATTTGGGCCAACAATTGCAAGTTTTCCCCGACGGTTTTGCCTTCTTGGGAGCATCATATCCATAGAGGGCTTGCCTCCTAAAGACACATCCAGTTCCGACGTAAATTGGACCTTGGATCCCATCCAGTCCTTTCATATTTATCTGTTAGTAATTGAGATAAAATTAGCCTTTTACAGAAGACAACATAGAACAACACATGCATAACACTCATAATTTGTGATAGAACACCCTTAAAAACCATACATACATCAAAAAAGACAACATTGCGATTTGAATATCTATCGTGCCGATCAATTCCATCAAATCTTTGAGGAAATTGCACATAGCATATCTTCTTTCCAGCTTGAGGATCCATCATGAAACACATAGCTTCCCTGAGAGCTTTGCTGTTATTTATGTAGTGGTCACAATCAACATTCAGTAGGTACGGAGCATTTGAGATGACAGCAGACACCCGTATCtggaattaaaaaaacataaactatAGATAAGATAGCTGAAGATGCAAAAAATTACTCtggaaaacataaataaatccaAAATGGTAGGAAGAGAGAAGAAGATAGTCACCAAAGCATTCATAGCACCGGCTTTTTTGTGATGCTCAAAACCAGGCCTCTTCTCACGTGAAACATATATGAGACGAGGCAATTCATTTCCTTCAATATCTTGAACACCATTTTGACCCAAGAACACCTGTTgggaaaaatcaaaatataatgacAAATTCTTCTAGACAGTACCATTCCCGTCAATAGGAACTTAGGAAGCATGAAATCAGAGTAAGCTCACTATACCTGGATCATTCCAGGGTGGTCTCTGACATTATTTCCCGGCCACGGTGTTCCATCCTGCATGGTCCAACCATCCTCAGGAACCTTCTGTGCAGTGGCCACCAATCCATTTATTCGAACTTTGAACTCTTCGTACTCTCTCTGAATGATAACAGTTACAGAAAGAAAGTTTCAGTCATCAAATTTCAAACCCAAAAAGTGAAAAATCTCTATGAAAAAGCCATCAAATTCTTTTGGTAGTTTATAAACAGGGCATGGTCATCTACTCATCTTAAACGAAAACACCATTTCTTCAcctatttttcttttgcataAACCCAAAGGTTGTGTAAAGTGTAAACTTCAAATAGCAAATAGAAGAAATAAATATTAAGTCAATGACGAGAAATTATTTCTGAAACAGATAATAAGGGAAAAGTTAAAACACCTTCATTGCCCGGCGTTCCCTAACAAATGTTGGTTCTACCTTGTCTTTCAAATAGTCAACCTTTTGAGCAAAATACCATTCAGGAGCCCGAGGTTCTATGCTAAACCTTTTGCAGAATGGGACCCATTTCCTGGCAAACTCGCATGTTTCAGATAGAGCT
This window of the Primulina huaijiensis isolate GDHJ02 unplaced genomic scaffold, ASM1229523v2 scaffold41541, whole genome shotgun sequence genome carries:
- the LOC140969437 gene encoding cellulose synthase A catalytic subunit 2 [UDP-forming]-like is translated as MKDDTISADKHALIIPQFMGRGKRVHPLPFSDSSMTVPPRPMDPKKDLAVYGYGTVAWKERMDEWKKKQNDRLQVVKHQGDKWGDELDDPDLPKMDEGRQPLSRKLPIPSSKINPYRMIILLRMAILGLFFHYRILHPVNDAYGLWLTSIICEIWFAVSWLFDQFPKWSPILRETYLDRLSLRYEKEGKPSELMPVDIFVSTVDPMKEPPLITANTVLSILAVDYPVDKVACYVSDDGAAMLTFEALSETCEFARKWVPFCKRFSIEPRAPEWYFAQKVDYLKDKVEPTFVRERRAMKREYEEFKVRINGLVATAQKVPEDGWTMQDGTPWPGNNVRDHPGMIQVFLGQNGVQDIEGNELPRLIYVSREKRPGFEHHKKAGAMNALIRVSAVISNAPYLLNVDCDHYINNSKALREAMCFMMDPQAGKKICYVQFPQRFDGIDRHDRYSNRNVVFFDINMKGLDGIQGPIYVGTGCVFRRQALYGYDAPKKAKPSGKTCNCWPKWCCFCCGSRKKSKKGKSKNNKKKTKSREASTQVHAIENIEEGIDGIESEKPTFMPQIKFDKKFGQSPVFIFSTLLEEGGVPPGASSASLLKEAIHVISCGYEDKTDWGKEVGWIYGSVTEDILTGFKMHCHGWRSVYCIPHRPAFKGSAPINLSDRLHQVLRWALGSVEIFFSRHCPLWYGYGCGLKPLERFSYINSVVYPLTSLPLIVYCTLPAVCLLTGKFIVPEISNYASIIFMGLFISIAATSILEMQWGGVGIDDWWRNEQFWVIGGVSSHFFALIQGLLKVLAGVSTNFTVTS